A single genomic interval of Fibrobacter sp. UWB13 harbors:
- the feoB gene encoding ferrous iron transport protein B, translated as MAPKLFTIAIAGNPNCGKTALFNALTGARQSVGNWPGVTVEKKEGFFELGNQHIRVVDLPGTYALFANAEDERAAVDYLLTREADLIVNIIDASNIERNLFLTSQLVDMQIPMVIAANMIDIAEKRGLHLDLDILAERFGVPVIPLSAVNERSITNFISEMAHVVAGKKMTPKAIDYGEKVEAAVKYLEPKVEPVAKLLDTDARWVSLMYLGNEKSYADKFAEAKVQINKAEVTQILGEESEFAMADSRYSLAHEIAGKTILSNRSKRTWSDKLDSVLLNRWASLPIFLLVMYLVFWVAVTIGSAFIDFFDVLFGAIFVDGLGYLLTDVFHAPGFVSAILADGIGAGIQTVSTFIPVIFFMFLCLSFLEDSGYMARAAFVADRFMRFLGLPGRAFVPMMVGFGCGVPGIMGSRVLESKRERFLTIFLVPFMSCGARLPVYALFAAAFFGTQAGTVVFALYLAGVLFAIVYGLILRRSLFVGEASNFVMELPPYHLPKFKSLMIHSWLRLRDYVIRAGKVITIAVAILGFLNSFGFVDKLYTEINGEKTEIVKSEEGYAMVQDEKEVPLPEGVVIDESKVQTESEFTAGNGDSENSLLSVIGKAITPVFEPFGVESNNWPASVSLFTGLLAKEAVIGTMNSLYSMAGPGDAAEASKAAEVAAAPEKPVEVVAADSSVADSAKVAVADSAVADSAVVADSAAAEKAAEAPAEEKPLIAGVDECPAEEEEEGGAPDILGAFKEALGTIPENLSEVFGSLTDILGTSGELEAQNAAELKKVTLDKILDTKAITCEEYASIETFSEDEGADKAREEVFAKLAAAGLTLSEDEIGALEEGDLSETADIYANLRSYFHNPDKNGNPVDGFNWQVFAFLIFILLYVPCLAAMGVVVREIGLGLGVLMAVVQTILAWAVAVLLYQVPVGGNVFWIVSSIIVLVATFVFLKLFGMSANKKGRFED; from the coding sequence ATGGCTCCGAAGCTTTTTACTATTGCAATTGCCGGTAACCCGAACTGCGGTAAAACGGCTCTTTTTAATGCCCTTACGGGTGCTCGCCAGAGTGTTGGTAACTGGCCGGGCGTGACTGTCGAAAAGAAGGAAGGCTTTTTTGAACTCGGTAACCAGCATATCCGCGTGGTGGACTTGCCGGGTACTTATGCGCTTTTCGCGAATGCCGAAGACGAACGCGCCGCTGTGGACTACTTGCTCACTCGCGAAGCGGACCTCATTGTCAATATCATTGATGCCTCGAACATTGAACGTAACTTGTTCTTGACTTCTCAGCTTGTCGATATGCAGATCCCGATGGTGATTGCGGCGAACATGATCGACATCGCGGAAAAGCGCGGCTTGCATTTGGATTTGGATATCCTCGCTGAGCGTTTCGGTGTGCCGGTGATTCCGCTTTCTGCCGTGAACGAAAGAAGCATTACGAACTTCATCAGCGAAATGGCGCATGTTGTTGCGGGCAAGAAGATGACGCCCAAGGCGATTGATTACGGCGAGAAGGTTGAAGCTGCTGTCAAGTATTTGGAGCCGAAGGTCGAACCGGTCGCAAAGCTTTTGGATACGGATGCCCGCTGGGTTTCGCTCATGTACTTGGGCAACGAAAAAAGCTATGCGGACAAGTTTGCCGAAGCCAAGGTGCAGATTAACAAGGCCGAAGTCACGCAGATTCTCGGCGAAGAAAGCGAATTTGCTATGGCGGATTCACGCTACAGCTTGGCTCACGAAATTGCAGGCAAGACGATTCTTTCGAACCGTTCCAAGAGAACCTGGTCCGATAAGCTTGACTCCGTGCTTTTGAACCGTTGGGCTTCGCTCCCGATTTTCCTCTTGGTCATGTACCTGGTCTTCTGGGTTGCAGTGACGATCGGTTCTGCGTTCATTGATTTCTTTGACGTGCTGTTTGGCGCTATCTTTGTGGATGGCCTTGGCTACTTGCTCACGGATGTGTTCCATGCGCCGGGCTTTGTGTCTGCAATCCTCGCCGATGGTATCGGTGCCGGTATCCAGACGGTGTCGACGTTCATCCCGGTCATCTTCTTCATGTTCCTCTGCCTTTCTTTCTTGGAAGACTCGGGTTACATGGCACGTGCCGCTTTTGTCGCGGACCGCTTTATGCGATTCCTCGGACTCCCGGGCCGTGCATTCGTGCCGATGATGGTTGGCTTTGGTTGCGGCGTGCCGGGCATTATGGGCTCTCGCGTGCTTGAATCCAAGCGTGAACGTTTCCTCACGATTTTCCTCGTGCCGTTCATGAGCTGCGGCGCTCGCCTCCCGGTGTATGCGTTGTTTGCGGCTGCATTCTTTGGAACGCAGGCAGGGACGGTCGTGTTTGCCCTCTACCTCGCGGGTGTACTCTTTGCGATCGTGTACGGCTTGATTCTTCGTCGCTCCTTGTTTGTGGGTGAGGCTAGCAACTTTGTGATGGAGCTGCCGCCTTATCACTTGCCGAAGTTCAAGTCGCTCATGATCCACTCTTGGCTCCGTTTGCGTGACTACGTGATTCGCGCCGGTAAGGTGATTACGATTGCCGTTGCCATTCTCGGCTTCCTCAACAGCTTTGGCTTTGTGGACAAGCTCTACACCGAAATCAATGGCGAAAAGACCGAAATCGTGAAGAGCGAAGAAGGCTACGCCATGGTGCAGGACGAAAAGGAAGTCCCGCTCCCCGAAGGTGTCGTGATTGACGAATCCAAGGTCCAGACGGAAAGCGAATTTACGGCGGGTAACGGTGATTCCGAAAACAGCTTGCTTTCTGTAATCGGTAAGGCAATTACCCCGGTTTTTGAACCATTCGGTGTGGAATCGAACAACTGGCCTGCATCTGTGTCGCTCTTCACTGGCCTCCTTGCTAAGGAAGCTGTGATTGGTACGATGAACTCGCTGTACTCTATGGCAGGCCCTGGCGATGCTGCTGAAGCTTCGAAGGCTGCCGAAGTTGCCGCAGCTCCGGAGAAGCCCGTGGAAGTTGTGGCTGCTGATAGCTCTGTAGCCGATTCTGCAAAGGTCGCTGTTGCTGATTCCGCAGTCGCTGATAGCGCAGTTGTCGCAGACAGTGCTGCTGCTGAAAAGGCTGCTGAAGCTCCTGCCGAAGAAAAGCCCCTTATCGCAGGCGTGGACGAATGCCCTGCCGAAGAAGAGGAAGAAGGTGGTGCTCCGGATATTCTCGGTGCATTCAAGGAAGCCCTTGGCACGATTCCTGAGAACTTGAGTGAAGTCTTCGGCTCTCTCACGGACATTCTCGGAACATCTGGTGAACTCGAAGCGCAGAATGCCGCAGAACTCAAGAAGGTCACGCTCGACAAGATTCTTGATACGAAGGCCATTACTTGCGAAGAATACGCTTCTATCGAAACCTTCAGCGAAGATGAAGGTGCCGACAAGGCTCGCGAAGAAGTCTTTGCAAAGCTCGCTGCTGCAGGCCTTACGCTGAGCGAAGATGAAATCGGCGCTCTCGAAGAAGGCGACTTGAGCGAAACGGCTGACATCTATGCCAACCTCCGCTCTTACTTCCACAACCCGGACAAGAACGGAAACCCGGTCGATGGATTTAACTGGCAGGTGTTTGCATTCCTCATCTTCATCTTGCTCTATGTGCCGTGTCTTGCTGCGATGGGTGTCGTGGTTCGCGAAATCGGCCTTGGACTCGGTGTGCTGATGGCTGTGGTACAGACAATCCTCGCTTGGGCTGTCGCGGTGCTCCTCTATCAGGTGCCGGTCGGTGGCAATGTATTCTGGATTGTAAGCTCGATCATCGTGCTTGTGGCAACATTCGTGTTCCTTAAGCTCTTTGGTATGAGCGCAAATAAGAAAGGGCGTTTCGAAGACTAA
- a CDS encoding heavy metal translocating P-type ATPase — protein sequence MRFRIVYDKPGRLRLRAGAYAFERDYEARIHKACLSEPCVKSVVVRSVNGGLLFEYTAKAGDFEASRKQILDFVSALNPKELPECDGETEYQLQALDDGFKASLTGMIARRYLSRWFLPLPIRTAITVVRGLRYVARGISTLMSGKLTVDVLDGAAIGASLLQKNYESAGTVMFLLGVSGLLEDYTKARTRTALTGSLAVKVDKVWVVKDGVDTLVDMKDVQVDDLVRIRSGSMIPVDGRVIEGEAFVNESTMTGESKAVMKTAGRIVFAGTVLEEGAILVKVHAVNSNTKIQKIVELIDRSEDLKASVQSRAEHLADSIVPFSFLGFGLTLLLTQNISRAVSILMVDYSCAIKLSTPISVISALREAADMDMTVKGGKYLEELALADTIVFDKTGTLTKAEPRLEKIIPFGEYSEKRILKIAACIEEHFPHSMARAIVKAAMERNINHAEEHADVQYIVAHGIATSLKGKRVVIGSKHFVIEDEKVNVSEANQAIIDEQAGAASVIYLGIGGELAGAICIGDPPREEAADAIRGLRESGIKNVVMLTGDSLNAAERVAEHLGIDTFFAQVLPEDKHHYVEKMKAEGKRVIMVGDGINDAPALAAANVSVAMSDASDIARETADVTLRRENLEDLVELRLLSQKLMERIMKNYRFIITFNTSLLVGGFFGLLSPTTSAFLHNVSTMGICAKSMTKLKVE from the coding sequence ATGAGATTCAGAATCGTTTACGATAAGCCGGGTCGCCTTCGCTTGCGTGCTGGGGCGTACGCTTTTGAACGTGATTATGAAGCGCGCATTCACAAGGCTTGCTTAAGTGAGCCTTGCGTTAAAAGTGTTGTGGTGCGTAGCGTCAATGGCGGCCTCCTTTTTGAATACACCGCCAAGGCGGGCGATTTCGAGGCGAGCCGTAAGCAGATTCTTGATTTTGTAAGTGCGCTCAACCCCAAAGAATTGCCTGAATGCGATGGCGAAACGGAATACCAGTTGCAAGCTTTGGATGATGGCTTTAAGGCAAGCCTCACGGGAATGATTGCAAGGCGCTATTTGTCGCGTTGGTTCTTACCGCTTCCGATTCGCACGGCAATTACGGTGGTTCGCGGGTTGCGTTATGTGGCTCGCGGTATTTCGACGCTCATGAGCGGAAAGCTCACCGTCGATGTTTTGGATGGGGCTGCGATTGGTGCTAGCCTGCTCCAGAAAAATTATGAGTCCGCAGGCACGGTCATGTTCCTTTTGGGCGTGTCGGGCTTGCTGGAAGATTATACCAAGGCGCGTACGCGCACGGCTTTGACGGGTAGCCTCGCTGTCAAGGTAGATAAGGTATGGGTCGTGAAAGACGGCGTGGATACATTGGTGGATATGAAGGATGTCCAGGTCGATGATTTGGTCCGCATCCGCTCCGGTAGCATGATTCCTGTTGACGGACGCGTGATTGAAGGCGAAGCCTTTGTGAACGAATCGACGATGACGGGTGAATCCAAGGCGGTGATGAAGACTGCTGGCAGAATCGTTTTTGCCGGGACCGTTCTTGAAGAAGGTGCCATTCTCGTGAAGGTCCATGCGGTCAACAGCAATACGAAAATCCAGAAGATCGTGGAACTGATCGACCGTAGCGAAGACTTGAAGGCAAGCGTGCAGAGCCGTGCGGAACATTTGGCCGATAGCATCGTGCCGTTCAGCTTTCTTGGCTTTGGGCTTACGCTGTTATTGACGCAGAATATCTCGCGTGCCGTTTCCATCTTGATGGTGGATTACTCTTGCGCCATTAAGCTTTCGACGCCGATTTCCGTGATTTCTGCACTGCGTGAAGCCGCGGATATGGACATGACGGTTAAGGGCGGCAAGTATTTGGAAGAACTTGCGCTTGCCGATACGATTGTGTTCGACAAGACGGGGACGCTCACGAAGGCGGAACCGCGACTCGAAAAGATTATTCCGTTCGGCGAATATTCCGAAAAGCGAATCTTGAAAATTGCGGCATGCATCGAGGAACATTTCCCGCATAGCATGGCTCGTGCGATTGTCAAGGCGGCGATGGAACGCAATATCAATCACGCCGAAGAACATGCCGATGTGCAGTACATCGTGGCGCACGGTATCGCGACTTCGCTCAAGGGCAAGCGCGTGGTCATCGGAAGCAAGCACTTTGTCATCGAAGATGAAAAGGTCAATGTTTCTGAAGCAAACCAGGCGATTATTGACGAACAGGCGGGTGCCGCGTCCGTGATTTACCTCGGCATTGGCGGCGAGTTGGCGGGTGCCATTTGCATTGGCGACCCTCCGCGTGAAGAAGCGGCAGATGCCATTCGCGGGCTGCGTGAAAGTGGCATCAAGAATGTGGTGATGCTGACGGGCGATAGCTTGAATGCGGCAGAACGCGTTGCGGAACATCTGGGAATCGATACATTCTTTGCACAGGTCTTGCCAGAAGACAAGCACCATTATGTGGAAAAGATGAAGGCCGAAGGCAAGCGTGTGATTATGGTGGGTGACGGCATCAACGATGCTCCTGCTCTTGCTGCCGCGAATGTCTCTGTTGCGATGAGCGATGCTTCGGACATTGCCCGCGAAACGGCTGATGTGACGCTCCGCCGCGAGAATCTCGAAGACCTCGTGGAACTGCGCCTCTTGAGCCAAAAACTGATGGAACGCATCATGAAGAACTACCGCTTTATCATCACATTCAATACAAGTTTGCTTGTAGGCGGATTCTTCGGTCTGCTTTCTCCGACGACGTCTGCCTTCTTGCACAACGTATCGACTATGGGCATTTGCGCAAAAAGCATGACCAAGCTGAAAGTGGAGTAA
- a CDS encoding ORF6N domain-containing protein has product MKKQENLSANADEKPEFSLIDENLLKSKIYTIRGLKVMLDADLAEIYGYETRKFNEQVKHNIKKFDDDFRFQLSESEFIELKSNLMSKIWTSSWGGVRKQPFAFTEQGIYMLMTVLRGEQAIAQSKALIRLFKQMKDYIVAENQQLPGNAGLAELAVQTVQNTRDIAVTSANVRELSGEVHDVRKDLCKMNIDLQKVMENFIDPSTYKHFLIFDGQKLEADVAYTKIYAMAKKSITIIDNYVGVKTLDLLRGIAKGVSVQIFSEQWGNEKITPAIKADYEKARPDVSLKIDRPNRKFHDRYTFLDYGLPNEKLFHCGASSKDGGNKITTIMQVECPEVYHPIMDEFKKVTASEGA; this is encoded by the coding sequence ATGAAAAAGCAAGAGAATTTGTCGGCTAATGCAGACGAAAAGCCTGAATTTTCCCTAATTGACGAAAATCTGTTAAAATCAAAGATTTACACGATTCGTGGGCTCAAAGTGATGCTCGATGCCGATTTGGCGGAGATTTACGGGTATGAAACTCGGAAATTCAATGAACAAGTCAAACACAACATTAAAAAATTTGATGACGATTTCAGATTCCAGTTATCTGAGAGCGAATTCATCGAATTAAAATCCAACTTGATGTCCAAAATTTGGACATCAAGTTGGGGCGGCGTTCGAAAACAGCCATTCGCCTTCACCGAGCAGGGCATCTACATGCTCATGACTGTGCTCAGGGGCGAGCAAGCCATCGCCCAAAGCAAGGCCCTGATTCGTCTTTTCAAGCAGATGAAGGACTATATTGTTGCTGAAAACCAGCAGTTGCCCGGAAATGCGGGTCTTGCAGAACTTGCCGTGCAGACCGTCCAAAATACTCGCGATATTGCCGTTACATCTGCCAATGTACGCGAACTTTCCGGCGAAGTGCACGACGTGCGCAAAGATCTCTGCAAAATGAATATTGACCTTCAAAAGGTTATGGAGAACTTCATCGATCCCTCTACCTACAAACACTTCCTGATTTTCGATGGACAGAAGTTGGAAGCCGACGTCGCCTACACGAAGATTTATGCTATGGCGAAGAAATCCATCACGATTATTGATAACTACGTGGGCGTAAAAACTTTGGATCTGTTGCGCGGAATTGCTAAAGGCGTAAGCGTACAGATTTTCAGCGAGCAATGGGGCAACGAAAAGATTACTCCAGCGATAAAGGCAGATTATGAAAAAGCCAGACCTGATGTTTCGTTAAAAATCGATCGTCCGAACCGCAAGTTTCATGACCGCTACACATTTTTGGATTACGGATTACCTAACGAGAAATTATTCCATTGCGGTGCATCTTCAAAAGACGGTGGTAACAAAATTACGACCATTATGCAAGTCGAATGCCCGGAGGTTTACCACCCGATAATGGATGAATTCAAAAAGGTAACGGCTTCAGAAGGGGCTTAG
- a CDS encoding ATP-binding protein has translation MRSLNKIVFINSAHVRYAEIGLNGNVHLIGTQGVGKSTLLRAILFFYNADKQKLGIPKEKKSFDDFYFEQSNSYVVYEVERDESAFCVLLSKSNGRTVFRFIDSPYKKEWLIDENGEVTAEMTTVRTRLNGCYMSPIVDRYEMFRDIIYGNHQAVMKKEFFKFSIAESSRYQNIPRSIQNVFLNSKLDADFIKETIIQSMDSESSFIDLGYFRHQVSEFEQEYSDIGLWFTTNKRGECETRLDADRVVKLYHSLLGLKKNIEECGKQLNYSYRTAKEQLPSIAIEIEKSNAALNDTIRLISEENGKFNKERDGLNASLTLVKDKLKNCRDKFQDYQAKNIDDVLKKHECEGSLKNEKERLEERRRLLTREYDDVADKFENLLKQVSRALEEFKQNQTVRLNDKKAELLEQQQRVLEKFEQSRAAIVARYDEKLESVKNTIDSLKADSVACDKKLLELKYVHPFADKIRECDEQLKSLNTQESETKVLKSTNQAELSKLSAQRDAEQERNRVEYEKENDALVAKNQDLIAQLKNLDELLERQKGSFYEWLSQNKPGWENSIGKVVDEEAVLYNTTLSPELVNVGATAAGAEAATDANNALFGVKINLEELPVRVRTPEEIANEKKSVLKFVEENKAKQTELADALEKKNAAVERLYAPKIKPLLENIRNADNDLVQIPITRKRIENDREKWIRDDAAEIEKRKNEIQSQQSQLSEKLLNAEDQQDKIVADKNRELKANEKAKLQENESLQNAFDDFRVQILTEIETRKSEAENERKNLLLQRDEELKNKNVDVSVLKECEAEIDNVQQQLNEIERNRDLVARYRYDKQEFFDREDEFKNDKRDLESRLNDLQQKFNVRKERLEAKRVEQNNVLQKNRETERLLKDSIEETDKFSISSFCPENLKDVGESPNARLCTEILTELKESLMNSQKRSKELEIAINKFKGRFSRRNTFKFKMELNSEGDFMDFADNLSDFLLNEKIEDYRKRTSGRYSDILARVAKEVGDVTRQKSEIEKIVNSINRDFIEKNFAGVIKSIALRTEESNDKLMRLMLSMQKFYAENQYALGDLNLFSVGDSESANRGAVNLLLQFVKSLNDEPTRNLLKLSDSFRLQFRVQENDNDTGWIDKISNVGSEGTDVLVKAMVNIMLINVFKTQASRKFGEFKLHCMMDEIGKLHPKNANGILKFANSRNIYLVNGSPTTQSVSEYRYTYLLEKNAKSQTVVRPLMTRRVEN, from the coding sequence ATGAGATCCCTTAACAAGATTGTATTTATCAATAGCGCCCACGTGCGTTATGCAGAAATTGGTCTTAATGGAAATGTGCATTTGATAGGTACGCAGGGCGTAGGCAAGAGCACTCTTTTGCGCGCAATTCTCTTTTTCTACAATGCGGACAAGCAAAAGTTGGGGATTCCCAAGGAAAAGAAATCTTTCGATGATTTCTATTTTGAACAATCTAACTCTTACGTTGTTTATGAAGTAGAACGAGACGAATCTGCATTTTGTGTGTTGTTGAGTAAGTCTAATGGTAGAACGGTTTTTCGCTTTATTGATTCGCCATACAAGAAAGAATGGCTGATTGACGAAAATGGCGAAGTGACTGCCGAAATGACGACAGTTCGCACACGGCTTAATGGTTGCTACATGAGCCCGATTGTAGATCGCTATGAGATGTTCCGTGATATTATTTACGGAAATCATCAGGCGGTCATGAAAAAGGAATTTTTCAAATTCTCGATTGCTGAAAGTAGCCGTTACCAGAATATACCACGCAGCATACAGAATGTTTTTCTGAATTCGAAGCTTGATGCAGATTTTATCAAGGAAACGATTATCCAGTCGATGGATAGTGAAAGTTCGTTTATCGACTTGGGGTATTTTAGGCATCAGGTTTCGGAGTTTGAACAGGAATATAGCGATATCGGACTTTGGTTCACGACGAACAAACGAGGCGAATGTGAGACTAGGCTTGATGCCGACCGTGTTGTGAAACTTTACCATTCGCTTTTGGGACTCAAGAAAAATATTGAGGAGTGTGGCAAGCAACTGAATTATTCTTATCGTACCGCAAAAGAACAGTTACCGTCGATTGCGATTGAAATTGAAAAGTCGAATGCGGCGTTGAACGATACGATTCGTCTTATTAGTGAAGAAAATGGAAAGTTCAATAAGGAACGCGATGGACTTAATGCGAGTTTGACTCTTGTCAAGGACAAACTGAAAAACTGTCGTGATAAGTTCCAGGATTATCAAGCGAAAAATATTGATGATGTTCTGAAAAAGCATGAATGCGAAGGTTCATTGAAAAACGAGAAAGAGCGGCTTGAAGAACGTCGTCGCCTTTTGACCCGTGAATACGATGATGTTGCGGACAAGTTTGAAAATTTGTTGAAGCAAGTTTCGCGAGCGTTAGAAGAGTTTAAGCAAAATCAGACCGTTCGTTTGAACGATAAAAAAGCGGAGCTATTGGAACAACAACAGCGGGTACTTGAAAAATTTGAACAGTCCAGGGCGGCGATTGTTGCACGATACGATGAAAAATTGGAGAGTGTTAAAAATACGATTGACTCGCTTAAGGCTGATAGTGTTGCTTGTGACAAGAAATTGCTAGAGCTCAAGTACGTTCATCCATTTGCAGATAAAATTCGCGAGTGCGATGAACAGCTAAAATCTTTGAACACGCAAGAAAGCGAAACGAAGGTTTTAAAATCCACGAATCAAGCGGAGTTGAGCAAGCTTTCTGCACAGCGTGATGCTGAACAGGAGCGGAACCGCGTCGAATATGAAAAAGAAAATGATGCTTTGGTTGCGAAAAATCAAGACTTAATTGCTCAACTTAAAAATCTTGACGAATTGCTAGAACGGCAAAAAGGTTCCTTCTATGAATGGCTCAGCCAAAATAAACCTGGTTGGGAAAATTCCATTGGCAAGGTTGTAGATGAAGAAGCCGTTTTGTACAATACAACGCTTTCGCCGGAACTTGTAAATGTTGGTGCGACTGCTGCCGGGGCTGAAGCTGCGACGGATGCAAACAACGCTCTTTTCGGTGTGAAAATTAATCTCGAAGAATTGCCAGTCCGAGTGCGCACACCTGAAGAAATTGCAAACGAGAAAAAGTCTGTTTTAAAGTTTGTTGAAGAAAATAAAGCGAAACAGACGGAATTGGCGGATGCTCTTGAAAAGAAAAATGCTGCGGTAGAACGCTTGTATGCTCCAAAAATCAAACCGCTGTTGGAAAATATTAGGAATGCCGATAACGATTTGGTGCAAATTCCGATAACGCGTAAACGCATAGAAAACGATCGCGAAAAATGGATTCGCGATGATGCTGCTGAAATTGAAAAGCGTAAAAATGAAATTCAGTCTCAACAGAGCCAGCTTTCTGAAAAATTGCTGAACGCCGAAGATCAACAGGACAAAATTGTTGCAGATAAAAATCGCGAACTTAAAGCGAATGAAAAAGCGAAATTGCAAGAAAATGAATCTCTTCAAAATGCGTTTGACGATTTCCGTGTGCAAATTCTAACTGAAATAGAAACTCGCAAAAGTGAAGCGGAAAACGAACGCAAGAATTTGTTGCTGCAACGCGATGAAGAACTCAAAAATAAGAATGTCGATGTCAGCGTGTTGAAGGAATGCGAAGCGGAAATTGATAATGTGCAGCAGCAGTTGAACGAAATTGAACGCAATCGCGATTTGGTGGCCCGTTACCGCTATGACAAACAAGAATTCTTTGACCGCGAAGATGAATTCAAAAATGATAAACGCGATTTAGAAAGTCGATTGAATGATTTGCAGCAGAAGTTTAACGTTCGTAAGGAACGTCTTGAAGCAAAACGAGTTGAACAGAATAATGTTTTGCAAAAGAATCGCGAAACGGAACGCTTGTTAAAGGATTCTATTGAGGAAACCGATAAATTCTCTATTTCTAGCTTCTGTCCTGAAAATCTGAAAGATGTCGGGGAATCGCCTAATGCTCGCCTTTGTACCGAAATTTTGACGGAACTCAAAGAATCTCTAATGAATAGCCAAAAGCGCAGCAAGGAACTTGAAATTGCAATCAACAAGTTCAAAGGGCGTTTCTCTAGACGCAATACTTTCAAGTTTAAGATGGAGCTGAATAGCGAAGGTGACTTTATGGATTTCGCAGACAACTTGAGTGACTTTTTGCTGAATGAAAAGATTGAAGACTATCGCAAGCGAACAAGCGGACGCTATTCTGATATTTTGGCACGAGTTGCAAAAGAAGTGGGCGATGTTACGCGCCAGAAATCTGAAATCGAAAAAATTGTAAATAGTATTAATCGAGACTTTATCGAAAAGAATTTTGCGGGAGTCATCAAGAGTATCGCTTTGCGTACTGAAGAATCGAACGATAAGTTGATGCGATTGATGCTTTCTATGCAGAAGTTTTATGCCGAAAATCAGTATGCATTGGGTGATTTGAATTTGTTCTCTGTTGGGGATTCTGAAAGTGCGAATCGTGGAGCGGTAAATTTGCTATTGCAATTTGTGAAGTCTTTGAATGACGAACCGACTCGCAATTTGCTGAAACTTTCAGATTCGTTCCGCTTGCAGTTCCGCGTGCAAGAAAATGATAACGATACTGGTTGGATTGACAAAATTTCGAATGTGGGTTCCGAAGGAACGGATGTGCTTGTGAAAGCGATGGTGAACATTATGCTTATCAATGTTTTCAAAACCCAGGCTTCGCGCAAGTTCGGTGAATTTAAGCTCCATTGCATGATGGACGAAATCGGAAAACTCCATCCGAAAAATGCAAATGGCATTTTGAAATTTGCGAACAGTCGAAATATTTATCTGGTGAACGGTTCGCCCACAACGCAAAGTGTATCGGAATATCGCTACACCTATTTACTTGAAAAGAATGCTAAATCGCAGACGGTGGTAAGACCGCTGATGACTAGACGAGTGGAAAATTAG
- a CDS encoding flavodoxin, translating into MNKIAVIFWTGTGNTEIMANEVVAGAKEAGADVTLFNTSAFSADKAQEFDKFALGCPAMGAEELEDSEFQPLYDQLKAQISGKKVVLFGSYGWGGGEWMNPWKEDAANAGLVLADEPLAIEDAPDDAGKEKCRELGKVLALS; encoded by the coding sequence ATGAACAAAATTGCTGTTATTTTCTGGACAGGTACGGGTAACACCGAAATTATGGCGAATGAAGTGGTTGCTGGCGCAAAGGAAGCTGGCGCCGATGTGACACTTTTCAATACGTCTGCTTTTTCTGCCGATAAGGCCCAGGAATTTGACAAGTTTGCTTTGGGCTGCCCGGCAATGGGTGCCGAAGAACTTGAAGATAGCGAATTCCAGCCGCTTTATGATCAGCTGAAAGCTCAGATTTCGGGCAAGAAAGTTGTGCTTTTCGGCTCTTACGGCTGGGGTGGCGGCGAATGGATGAATCCGTGGAAAGAAGATGCTGCAAATGCAGGTCTCGTTCTTGCTGATGAACCGCTCGCTATTGAAGACGCTCCGGATGATGCTGGCAAGGAAAAGTGCCGTGAACTCGGTAAGGTCCTTGCACTTTCGTAA
- a CDS encoding DUF3793 family protein has translation MIRLFMDRNLDSCLVRQCAPTLAGHKLGNLFCVDVADGVLLCNILARWNQALNPKGVAARVIAERCGRYFIYVYRNSALQNLGCSCEVRNFLKGFGYSCFDAESLLNFFQVRMTRSVCFPHEVGVFLGYPLDDVKDFITYGGKNYKLIGCWKVYNDVPNSMHIFEVYKKCQKILRERFELGETLEELTVAC, from the coding sequence ATGATTAGGTTGTTCATGGATAGAAACCTTGATTCCTGCTTGGTTCGACAATGTGCCCCGACTCTTGCGGGGCACAAGTTGGGCAATCTCTTTTGTGTTGATGTTGCTGATGGTGTTTTGCTTTGCAATATCCTTGCGCGTTGGAATCAGGCGTTGAACCCTAAGGGCGTTGCCGCTCGCGTGATTGCTGAACGCTGTGGGCGCTATTTCATTTATGTCTACCGAAATAGCGCTTTACAGAATTTGGGATGCTCTTGCGAAGTACGTAATTTTTTGAAAGGTTTTGGCTACAGTTGCTTTGATGCTGAATCGCTATTGAACTTTTTTCAGGTTCGCATGACGCGTTCGGTGTGCTTTCCGCATGAAGTGGGCGTATTTTTGGGCTACCCGCTTGACGACGTGAAAGATTTTATTACGTACGGCGGTAAAAATTACAAGCTGATTGGCTGCTGGAAGGTCTATAACGACGTGCCGAATTCCATGCACATTTTTGAAGTATACAAAAAATGTCAAAAGATTTTACGAGAACGATTTGAATTGGGTGAAACTTTGGAAGAATTGACTGTGGCGTGTTAA
- a CDS encoding DUF1490 family protein, producing MSMFKNEKFWLVVAGAVGSAVAKKVLKAKKTRELAVQGLAHGMKFTADAKAAFQDMKDEAADICNDAKAEAGIK from the coding sequence ATGTCTATGTTCAAAAACGAAAAATTCTGGCTTGTTGTTGCCGGCGCTGTGGGCTCCGCTGTCGCTAAGAAGGTGCTCAAGGCAAAGAAGACCCGCGAACTCGCCGTTCAGGGACTTGCTCATGGCATGAAGTTCACGGCTGACGCCAAGGCTGCTTTCCAGGATATGAAGGACGAGGCTGCCGACATTTGCAACGACGCTAAGGCAGAAGCAGGGATTAAGTAA